The following coding sequences are from one Mytilus trossulus isolate FHL-02 chromosome 8, PNRI_Mtr1.1.1.hap1, whole genome shotgun sequence window:
- the LOC134727836 gene encoding angiopoietin-1-like: MDIKTQRFVADKPVKICSSNNSSVEVRKVKSGVICASWCMHHQSCCSSGFDKQTGECFLDHACFPDCVPSQNATFLRKVTYKTEDYETTVSEITREKTTKFETTSERDTLSVTTSERTTNHGTTKEKLTIQKQKSNGLNMTSQRTTISATTSERTTNHGTTIEELTSQKPTSNGFIMTSQRATLGVTTSDRTTNHGITMEILTTQKPTSNGPDCNGISGGSSSGVYTIYVENLPLDVYCEMTGSGQWTVFQRRIDGSTDFYRTWQEYKQGFGNVNSEYWLGNDNLHKILSTGNYKLRVDLEDWNGEVRYAEYETFDVGNEATNYELTIGNYNGNAG; encoded by the exons ATGGATATCAAAACTCAACGTTTTGTAGCAGACAAGCCTGTAAAGATTTGTTCTTCAAACAATTCATCTGTTGAAGTCCGAAAAGTGAAATCTGGTGTAATATGTGCTTCGTGGTGTATGCATCATCAATCATGTTGTTCTTCTGGTTTTGACAAACAAACTGGAGAATGTTTTCTAGATCATGCTTGTTTTCCTGACTGTGTTCCATCACAAAATGCAACGTTCTTACGAAAAGTCACAT ATAAAACTGAAGATTACGAAACAACAGTATCTGAAATCACAAGAGAAAAGACAACAAAGTTTGAAACGACGAGCGAAAGAGACACTCTCAGTGTCACAACAAGCGAACGAACAACAAACCATGGCACAACAAAGGAGAAACtaacaattcaaaaacaaaaaagcaacGGACTTAACATGACGAGCCAAAGGACCACCATCAGTGCCACAACAAGCGAACGAACAACAAACCATGGCACAACAATCGAGGAACTAACAAGCCAAAAACCAACAAGCAACGGATTTATCATGACAAGCCAAAGGGCCACCCTCGGTGTCACAACAAGCGATCGAACAACCAACCATGGCATAACAATGGAAATCCTAACAACCCAAAAACCAACAAGCAACGGACCTGACTGTAATGGTATTTCTGGTGGAAGTTCTAGTGGTGTTTACacaatatatgttgaaaatcTACCTCTCGATGTATACTGCGAAATGACAGGTTCTGGTCAATGGACG GTGTTTCAAAGAAGAATAGATGGTTCTACAGATTTCTACAGGACTTGGCAGGAATATAAACAGGGATTTGGGAATGTAAATTCGGAATACTGGTTAG GGAATGACAATTTACATAAGATCCTATCTACAGGGAACTACAAACTACGAGTTGATCTAGAAGACTGGAACGGTGAGGTGCGGTATGCTGAATATGAAACGTTTGATGTAGGCAATGAAGCTACAAACTACGAACTCACTATAGGAAATTATAATGGAAATGCTGGTTAA